The following are from one region of the Gloeomargarita lithophora Alchichica-D10 genome:
- the queC gene encoding 7-cyano-7-deazaguanine synthase QueC, which yields MMNQRAIVLLSGGLDSATVLYHAQAAGDECYALSFDYQQRHRRELHSAQAIAHSAAVHGHEIIPLDLGRWGGSALTQRDLDLPRQRHPAAMTQGIPITYVPARNTIFLSLALAWAEVLGAKRVYLGANALDYSGYPDCREDYLLAMQQVYTLGTKRGREGQPIELAAPLLHLHKGEIIQLGQELGVPWELTWSCYQGEEMACGMCDSCILRREGFRQAGIEDPLPYAGT from the coding sequence ATGATGAATCAGCGGGCGATAGTCCTTTTATCGGGGGGGTTGGATTCGGCCACCGTTTTGTATCACGCCCAGGCGGCGGGGGATGAATGCTACGCCCTTTCCTTTGATTATCAACAACGGCACCGGCGGGAACTGCACTCGGCGCAGGCGATTGCCCACAGTGCCGCCGTACATGGGCATGAAATTATCCCCCTGGATTTGGGACGTTGGGGCGGGTCGGCGTTGACCCAACGGGATTTAGACCTACCCCGCCAGCGGCATCCGGCGGCGATGACCCAGGGGATTCCCATCACCTATGTACCGGCGCGGAATACGATTTTCCTGAGTTTGGCGCTGGCCTGGGCGGAGGTGTTGGGGGCAAAGCGGGTCTATTTGGGGGCGAATGCCCTGGACTATTCGGGCTACCCGGACTGTCGAGAGGATTACCTGCTGGCAATGCAACAGGTTTATACCTTGGGAACCAAACGGGGGCGGGAGGGGCAACCCATTGAATTGGCGGCACCTTTGTTGCATTTACATAAAGGGGAAATTATTCAGTTGGGGCAGGAGTTGGGTGTCCCCTGGGAACTCACCTGGTCTTGTTATCAGGGGGAAGAAATGGCCTGCGGGATGTGTGATAGCTGTATTCTGCGGCGGGAGGGATTTCGCCAAGCGGGTATTGAAGACCCTCTGCCCTATGCGGGGACGTGA
- the purD gene encoding phosphoribosylamine--glycine ligase — protein sequence MKVMVVGGGGREHALAWKLAQSPLVTRVFCVPGNGGTATLAKSANMPMLPVDVSGITRFALVQGVGLVVIGPETPLALGMADQMREQGLRVLGPGQTGAQLESSKVWAKELMQAEGIPTAPAQVFRELAPAQSYLEQQPLPVVVKVDGLAGGKGVTVAHTHAEAIQAVEAALGGKFGSAGQQVLVEAFLVGEEVSLLALTDGDTLYPLVPTQDYKRLGAGDTGPNTGGMGACAPVPWMTGELVGRVEREIFTPLLAGLKRRGIDYRGVIYAGLMITPEGDPFVMEFNCRFGDPETQVILPLLDSCLLELSLACAEGRLGQVPVPVWQSGWAATVVIASGGYPGEFIKGYPVRGLDLAEATGALVFHGGTRRERNQTFTDGGRVVHITGCGATLAEALEQSYLGVKQVGFTDAYYRDDIGWQLQGR from the coding sequence GTGAAGGTAATGGTGGTGGGTGGGGGCGGTCGGGAACATGCCCTGGCCTGGAAATTGGCGCAGTCGCCCCTGGTGACCCGGGTGTTTTGTGTGCCGGGGAATGGTGGCACGGCGACCCTGGCGAAATCTGCCAATATGCCCATGTTACCGGTGGATGTGAGTGGCATTACCCGGTTTGCCCTGGTGCAGGGGGTGGGTTTGGTGGTGATTGGGCCGGAAACCCCTCTGGCGTTGGGGATGGCGGATCAGATGCGGGAGCAGGGTTTACGGGTGCTGGGGCCAGGACAGACCGGGGCGCAATTGGAATCTAGCAAGGTCTGGGCTAAGGAACTCATGCAGGCGGAGGGGATTCCTACCGCGCCAGCGCAGGTATTTCGGGAGTTGGCACCGGCGCAAAGTTATCTTGAGCAACAGCCTTTGCCGGTGGTGGTGAAGGTGGATGGGTTGGCGGGCGGCAAAGGGGTAACGGTGGCGCACACCCACGCGGAGGCGATCCAGGCGGTGGAGGCGGCTTTGGGGGGCAAGTTTGGTTCAGCGGGACAGCAGGTGTTGGTGGAAGCGTTTTTGGTGGGGGAGGAGGTTTCCCTGTTGGCCCTGACGGATGGGGACACCCTGTACCCGCTGGTGCCCACCCAGGATTACAAACGCTTGGGGGCGGGGGACACGGGGCCAAATACGGGTGGGATGGGAGCCTGTGCGCCGGTGCCCTGGATGACGGGGGAATTGGTGGGGCGGGTGGAGCGGGAAATTTTTACGCCCCTATTGGCGGGTCTGAAACGCCGGGGGATTGATTATCGGGGGGTGATTTACGCCGGATTGATGATCACCCCGGAGGGCGACCCGTTCGTGATGGAATTTAACTGTCGTTTTGGCGACCCGGAAACCCAGGTGATTTTGCCCCTGCTGGATTCCTGTTTGCTGGAGTTGAGTTTGGCCTGTGCGGAGGGGCGGTTGGGGCAGGTGCCAGTGCCGGTGTGGCAATCGGGATGGGCGGCGACGGTGGTCATCGCTTCCGGGGGCTATCCGGGGGAATTCATCAAAGGCTACCCGGTGCGGGGGCTGGATTTGGCGGAAGCAACTGGGGCTTTGGTATTCCACGGGGGTACCCGCCGGGAGCGCAACCAGACTTTTACCGATGGGGGGCGGGTGGTGCATATCACCGGTTGTGGTGCCACCTTGGCTGAGGCTCTGGAGCAGAGCTATTTGGGGGTAAAACAGGTGGGTTTTACGGATGCCTACTACCGGGACGATATTGGCTGGCAACTGCAGGGGCGTTGA
- the carB gene encoding carbamoyl-phosphate synthase large subunit, with product MPRRQDIKKILLIGSGPIVIGQACEFDYSGTQACKALREEGYTVVLVNSNPATIMTDPELADRTYIEPLTVETLGQIIAQERPQALLPTMGGQTALNLAVRLAKSGILAQYNVELIGAKLAAIEKAEDRKLFKQAMEKIGVGVCPSGLAETWEEAQHIGQQIGSYPLIIRPAFTLGGTGGGIAYNQEEFEQIARSGLEASPVSQILVEQSLLGWKEFELEVMRDLADNVVIICSIENFDPMGVHTGDSITVAPAQTLTDKEYQRLRDTAMRIIREIGVETGGSNIQFAINPLDGEVVVIEMNPRVSRSSALASKATGFPIAKFAAKLAVGYTLPELTNDITKKTPACFEPSIDYVVTKIPRFTFEKFPGATPYLTTQMKSVGEVMAIGRTFQESFQKAIRSLETGRAGWGCDRSEILPTLEQVRANLRTPNPERIFHLRHALLLGITVDELYELTAIDPWFLRELEDLLRVERYLKITPFDQISVADWWLIKQKGFSDRQIAFATRKTEAEIRAYRQQIEVMPVYKTVDTCAAEFEADTPYHYSTYEQETEIRPIDKPKVVILGSGPNRIGQGIEFDYCCCHAAFALKEQGYETIMINSNPETVSTDYDTSDRLYFEPLTLEDILHILEVEKPVGIIVQFGGQTPLKLALPLHNILNNQDEIPTQIWGTSPISIDIAEDREKFEQILRELDIKQPPNGIARDEQEALTIARRIGYPVVVRPSYVLGGRAMEIVYSDSDLERYIKTAVQIEPDHPILVDKFLENAIEVDVDALRDQSGLIIIGGILEHIEQAGIHSGDSACVLPTYSLSDKILAQIRTWTKALAERLEVIGLINVQFAIQGEQVYILEANPRASRTVPFIAKATGVPLAKLAARVMAGERLVDMGIIQEVIPSYYSVKEVVLPFEKFPGTDTILGPEMRSTGEVMGIATEFGRAFAKSQIAAGQNLPLAGRVFASFNNRDKQIAVPIIQELIELGFQIVATQGTRQILLENGLTVEKVLKLHEGRPHVIDWIKNDQIQLILNTPSGEDAQADGQLIRRTALAYKIPLVTTIAGARATLAAIRALQAGIPAPKTIQDYYQLLQR from the coding sequence ATGCCCCGCCGCCAAGATATTAAGAAAATTCTCCTGATTGGTTCCGGCCCGATTGTGATTGGCCAAGCCTGTGAGTTTGATTATTCCGGCACCCAAGCCTGCAAAGCCCTGCGGGAAGAGGGTTACACGGTGGTGCTGGTGAATTCCAACCCGGCGACGATCATGACCGACCCGGAACTGGCCGACCGCACTTATATTGAACCGTTGACGGTGGAAACCCTCGGTCAAATTATTGCCCAGGAACGTCCCCAGGCGTTGTTACCGACCATGGGCGGACAAACGGCATTGAATTTAGCAGTGCGCTTAGCCAAATCGGGAATTTTAGCCCAGTATAATGTGGAATTGATTGGAGCCAAATTAGCCGCTATTGAAAAGGCAGAGGATCGCAAACTATTCAAACAAGCAATGGAAAAAATTGGGGTCGGGGTCTGCCCTTCCGGTTTGGCGGAAACCTGGGAAGAAGCGCAACATATTGGCCAACAAATTGGTTCCTATCCCCTGATTATTCGCCCCGCATTTACCTTGGGCGGCACCGGGGGCGGCATTGCCTACAACCAGGAAGAATTTGAACAAATTGCCCGTTCTGGGTTGGAAGCCAGTCCCGTTTCTCAGATTTTGGTTGAGCAATCTTTGCTCGGTTGGAAAGAATTTGAACTGGAAGTCATGCGGGATTTGGCTGATAATGTGGTAATCATTTGTTCGATTGAAAATTTTGACCCGATGGGCGTACACACGGGGGATTCGATCACTGTTGCCCCCGCCCAAACCTTAACCGATAAGGAATACCAACGCCTGCGGGATACTGCGATGCGGATTATTCGGGAAATTGGGGTCGAAACCGGGGGTTCTAACATTCAATTTGCGATCAATCCTTTAGATGGCGAAGTTGTGGTGATTGAGATGAATCCCCGGGTATCGCGCAGTTCGGCTTTGGCATCCAAAGCCACCGGGTTTCCGATTGCTAAATTTGCCGCCAAATTAGCGGTAGGTTATACCCTGCCCGAACTCACCAATGATATTACCAAAAAAACGCCCGCTTGTTTTGAACCGAGCATTGATTATGTGGTCACCAAAATCCCCCGTTTTACCTTTGAAAAATTTCCGGGAGCCACCCCCTATCTAACCACTCAAATGAAATCCGTTGGGGAGGTAATGGCGATTGGTCGTACCTTCCAGGAATCATTTCAAAAAGCCATTCGTTCTCTAGAAACCGGGCGGGCGGGTTGGGGTTGTGACCGTTCAGAAATTTTGCCTACCCTAGAGCAAGTGCGTGCCAATTTACGCACCCCAAATCCCGAACGGATTTTTCATTTACGCCACGCTTTGTTGTTGGGAATTACTGTGGATGAATTGTATGAACTAACAGCAATTGATCCCTGGTTTCTAAGGGAATTAGAAGACCTACTGCGGGTCGAACGTTACCTAAAAATCACGCCTTTTGACCAGATCAGCGTGGCGGACTGGTGGTTAATCAAACAAAAGGGATTTAGTGACCGCCAAATTGCCTTTGCCACCCGCAAAACCGAAGCAGAAATTCGAGCCTATCGTCAACAAATCGAGGTAATGCCCGTTTATAAAACCGTAGATACCTGTGCAGCTGAATTTGAAGCCGATACCCCCTATCACTATTCTACCTACGAACAGGAAACAGAAATTCGCCCCATAGATAAACCCAAGGTAGTCATTTTAGGGAGTGGACCCAATCGGATTGGGCAGGGAATTGAGTTTGATTATTGCTGTTGTCATGCCGCTTTTGCCCTCAAAGAACAGGGCTATGAAACGATTATGATCAATTCTAATCCAGAGACGGTTTCTACAGACTATGATACCAGTGATCGCTTATATTTTGAACCCCTCACCCTGGAGGATATTCTGCATATTTTAGAAGTAGAAAAACCTGTCGGTATTATTGTACAATTCGGGGGACAAACCCCATTGAAACTCGCCCTACCGCTCCATAATATTCTGAATAATCAAGATGAAATTCCTACCCAAATTTGGGGAACTTCCCCCATTTCCATTGATATTGCCGAAGACCGGGAAAAGTTTGAACAAATTCTACGGGAATTGGATATTAAGCAACCCCCCAATGGCATTGCTCGTGATGAGCAGGAAGCCTTAACGATTGCTCGCAGAATTGGTTATCCGGTGGTGGTGCGTCCCAGCTATGTTCTGGGGGGGCGGGCGATGGAAATTGTTTATTCCGATAGCGATTTAGAACGCTATATCAAAACTGCGGTGCAAATTGAACCAGATCATCCCATTTTGGTAGATAAATTCCTAGAAAATGCCATTGAAGTAGATGTGGATGCCCTTCGAGATCAGTCGGGTCTAATTATCATTGGGGGAATTTTAGAACATATTGAACAGGCGGGGATTCATTCTGGGGATTCGGCCTGTGTATTGCCGACCTACTCTTTGTCGGATAAAATTTTAGCGCAAATTCGGACCTGGACAAAAGCCCTGGCGGAACGCTTAGAAGTCATTGGCTTAATAAACGTGCAATTTGCCATTCAAGGGGAGCAAGTTTACATTTTAGAAGCCAATCCCAGAGCATCCCGAACCGTACCTTTTATTGCCAAAGCAACGGGAGTTCCCTTAGCAAAATTAGCCGCCCGTGTCATGGCCGGGGAACGCTTGGTTGATATGGGAATTATCCAAGAAGTTATTCCTAGTTATTATTCGGTGAAAGAAGTAGTCTTACCTTTTGAAAAATTCCCTGGTACCGATACAATTTTAGGCCCAGAAATGCGCTCTACTGGGGAAGTTATGGGGATTGCCACGGAGTTTGGCCGTGCCTTTGCCAAATCGCAAATTGCCGCCGGTCAAAATCTTCCCCTCGCCGGTCGGGTTTTTGCCTCATTTAATAACCGGGATAAGCAAATTGCCGTCCCGATTATTCAAGAGTTAATTGAGCTAGGATTTCAGATTGTTGCCACCCAGGGAACCCGGCAGATATTACTCGAAAATGGTTTGACAGTTGAGAAGGTATTAAAGCTCCATGAGGGTCGCCCCCACGTGATTGATTGGATCAAAAATGACCAAATCCAACTTATCTTAAATACACCTTCCGGTGAGGATGCCCAAGCGGATGGTCAGTTGATTCGTCGTACTGCTTTAGCCTATAAAATTCCTTTGGTGACCACGATTGCGGGTGCAAGGGCAACCCTAGCGGCAATTCGGGCATTACAGGCGGGAATACCTGCTCCCAAAACCATCCAGGATTACTATCAGTTACTCCAGCGGTAG
- a CDS encoding class I SAM-dependent methyltransferase, giving the protein MSPQTLHLTADLYGYLQDHSLREPDILQQLRQETQALSAAQMQISPEQGQFLAFLVQVIGAHRTLEIGVFTGYSSLAVALALPPDGQMVACDINPDTTQIARRYWEKAGVAHKIDLRLAVATDTLATLLAQGEANHYDLAFIDADKENYLIYYEQCLQLVRPGGLIVVDNVLWGGAVVNPAVQDRSTQAIRQFNQKLYQDERITLTMLPLADGVTLAWKRP; this is encoded by the coding sequence ATGTCCCCCCAAACCCTGCATCTCACCGCCGACCTCTACGGCTACCTACAAGATCATTCCCTGCGGGAACCAGACATACTGCAACAACTGCGTCAAGAAACCCAGGCGTTGTCCGCTGCCCAGATGCAAATCTCCCCAGAACAAGGGCAGTTTTTGGCTTTTCTGGTGCAGGTCATCGGGGCGCATCGTACCTTGGAAATTGGCGTATTTACCGGGTATAGCAGTTTGGCGGTGGCCTTGGCCTTGCCCCCGGATGGGCAGATGGTCGCCTGTGACATTAACCCAGACACAACGCAAATTGCCCGCCGCTACTGGGAAAAAGCTGGGGTTGCCCACAAAATTGACCTGCGTTTGGCGGTGGCCACCGATACGCTGGCAACGTTGCTTGCCCAGGGAGAAGCAAATCATTATGACTTGGCTTTTATTGATGCGGACAAGGAAAATTACTTGATTTATTATGAACAATGTCTGCAATTGGTACGCCCCGGTGGTTTAATTGTGGTGGATAATGTGTTGTGGGGCGGAGCGGTGGTCAATCCAGCGGTTCAAGATAGGTCAACCCAAGCGATTCGGCAGTTTAACCAAAAACTTTATCAGGACGAACGCATTACATTAACCATGTTACCTTTGGCGGATGGGGTAACTTTGGCGTGGAAGCGTCCTTAG
- a CDS encoding MBL fold metallo-hydrolase produces the protein MQFTILSHAGLLVQDQGVSLVSDPWLRGSCYWRSWWNFPEAPPELIANLQPDYIYLTHLHWDHFHGPSLRHFDRETQMLVPLVHTRRMVKDLQDLGFRNIMEIPHGGKIKLGNNLFLYSFQFGITVDSAIVITNGETTLFNANDCKLFGLPLQQIKKRFPQIDFVFRSFSSASAIPYCIEDYQQRFGEFRSAAQYIQEFTEFSLTVGAKYAIPFASNHCFLHRETQEFNPTAVSPTAVAQYCNQTSQVRGSSSQCVLMPPGSSWSDTQGFNLREFDYQQADAYIAHLQEKYHLTLEKQYTKEAQVKPDYRAFERYFTALFRALPPGLPKISRMTVLFHIYQQDNNYHHYWLLDFHHRKTVTLTEPIEATLTIKIPALVINDCCRKRMFSTWGPSKRLRIRLGQGASWVEVRVFLSLLDAWENEYLPLWNHLRPRYLGIWLRRWREFVEAGRLVWRWRGRSLPVEELYRSRPPAPDILVTK, from the coding sequence ATGCAATTTACCATCCTTAGCCATGCGGGCTTGTTGGTGCAGGATCAAGGGGTATCGCTGGTGAGCGATCCTTGGTTGCGGGGTTCCTGCTACTGGCGCAGTTGGTGGAATTTTCCCGAAGCCCCCCCCGAATTGATTGCCAATCTACAACCGGATTATATCTATCTTACCCATCTCCATTGGGATCATTTTCATGGGCCATCTTTGCGTCATTTTGACCGAGAAACCCAGATGTTAGTCCCGCTGGTGCATACCCGGCGCATGGTCAAAGACTTACAGGATTTGGGGTTTAGAAATATCATGGAAATCCCCCACGGCGGCAAAATCAAACTAGGGAACAATTTATTTTTATATTCATTTCAATTTGGCATTACCGTAGATTCAGCTATCGTAATTACCAATGGAGAAACTACCTTATTTAATGCCAATGATTGTAAGTTATTTGGTTTGCCCTTACAACAGATTAAAAAGCGATTTCCCCAGATAGATTTTGTGTTTCGGAGTTTTTCGAGTGCCTCGGCCATTCCCTACTGCATTGAAGATTATCAGCAACGGTTTGGGGAATTTCGTTCGGCGGCACAATACATCCAAGAATTTACCGAATTTAGTTTAACGGTAGGGGCAAAATACGCCATTCCCTTCGCCAGTAATCATTGTTTTTTGCACCGGGAAACTCAGGAATTTAATCCAACAGCGGTTTCTCCGACAGCGGTGGCGCAGTATTGTAATCAAACCAGTCAAGTGCGGGGATCATCAAGTCAATGTGTGTTAATGCCGCCGGGGAGTTCTTGGTCAGACACCCAAGGGTTTAATCTGCGGGAATTTGATTATCAACAGGCGGATGCCTATATTGCCCATTTGCAGGAAAAATATCACCTCACTTTAGAGAAACAATATACTAAAGAAGCGCAAGTAAAACCGGATTATCGGGCATTTGAACGCTACTTTACGGCTTTATTTCGGGCGCTCCCACCCGGACTACCCAAAATCTCTCGGATGACGGTTTTATTTCATATTTATCAACAGGATAATAATTATCATCATTACTGGTTATTGGATTTTCATCATCGCAAAACTGTCACCTTAACAGAACCAATCGAGGCGACTTTAACGATTAAAATTCCTGCTTTAGTGATCAATGACTGCTGCCGCAAACGGATGTTTTCGACTTGGGGGCCTTCCAAACGGTTACGGATTCGCTTAGGGCAAGGGGCATCCTGGGTGGAGGTGCGGGTATTTTTGTCCCTTTTAGATGCCTGGGAAAATGAATATTTACCCCTGTGGAACCATCTCCGACCCCGTTATTTGGGAATTTGGTTGCGTCGCTGGCGGGAATTTGTCGAGGCGGGGCGGCTGGTCTGGCGTTGGCGGGGGCGTTCCTTGCCGGTGGAAGAATTGTACCGTTCCCGACCGCCTGCCCCCGATATACTGGTGACAAAGTAA
- a CDS encoding DUF1995 family protein has translation MSLPQTLPAAIAQAQTATQAALAQGETRLLVELWLPEVKPMPLVREFLPAFIAWGQTGRVVFSDAGGAALARRDWGTVPWRVETLREPHQPGDQGVVVVAPDPAEVAQVRTLVETAICPVVLLNPRLEDAGTVGIGYAGRRLRQEFLQTLVTAYHLRPVEGGAVLRIYPHPWQIWREDSAGNYTLAGELPHAPDGETISDTLNPRPTGGGDFWRGLGQLLRALRA, from the coding sequence ATGTCCTTACCGCAAACTTTACCCGCAGCCATTGCCCAAGCCCAAACCGCTACCCAGGCGGCTCTTGCCCAGGGGGAAACCCGCCTATTAGTGGAATTGTGGCTTCCAGAGGTGAAACCCATGCCCCTGGTGCGGGAATTTTTACCGGCATTTATCGCCTGGGGGCAAACCGGGCGAGTCGTATTTAGTGATGCGGGGGGGGCAGCCCTGGCACGGCGAGATTGGGGGACAGTGCCCTGGCGAGTGGAAACCCTGCGAGAACCCCATCAACCGGGTGACCAAGGGGTGGTGGTGGTGGCTCCCGACCCGGCGGAAGTGGCTCAGGTGCGGACGTTGGTGGAAACCGCTATCTGTCCGGTGGTTTTGCTCAACCCTCGGTTGGAGGATGCGGGTACGGTGGGGATTGGCTACGCAGGGCGACGACTGCGGCAGGAATTTCTCCAAACCCTAGTCACGGCCTACCATCTGCGCCCGGTGGAGGGAGGGGCGGTGCTGAGGATTTACCCGCATCCCTGGCAAATCTGGCGGGAAGACTCCGCAGGAAACTACACCTTGGCGGGGGAACTCCCCCATGCTCCCGATGGGGAAACCATTAGTGATACCCTTAACCCTCGCCCAACCGGGGGGGGGGATTTTTGGCGGGGGTTGGGGCAGTTGTTGCGAGCCTTACGCGCCTAA
- a CDS encoding glycosyltransferase yields the protein MRKLYFLVPGTTKAYHCGGLWAELKLLELAQSVGAATLVTYQQREPGHLFLGDCLSQPPSPGIFVVSWGFHVAKLIPRLKPYPVIYHAHSTGYGFGLPVGVPVVTVSRNSMGYWGQKAPHAPIYYLPNVISDEFDHQGKNRDIDVLIMARKSSAYLLQHLAPQLQKHCRVEVVDYFVPSLADLFNRSRVYLYDSALYWAVQGVSEGFGLQPLEAMACGCHVFSSVNGGLADYLDPGVNCEQIGCYDSGYDLVKILRALNKPTPPISLEFLQEYRAPQVKQKLGLIWQALDEFFDYQQAHGSDIAPVTRRRIWHLRIQQWGRKAGKLLKKSK from the coding sequence ATGCGAAAACTGTATTTTCTGGTACCGGGAACCACCAAAGCCTATCACTGTGGCGGCCTGTGGGCGGAATTGAAGCTGTTGGAATTGGCGCAATCGGTGGGTGCCGCCACCCTGGTCACCTATCAACAGCGGGAACCGGGGCATTTATTTTTGGGAGATTGCCTGAGCCAACCCCCATCCCCAGGCATTTTTGTCGTCAGTTGGGGGTTTCATGTAGCAAAGTTAATCCCCCGTCTCAAACCCTATCCGGTAATCTATCACGCCCACAGCACCGGCTATGGATTTGGCCTGCCGGTGGGGGTACCGGTGGTCACGGTGAGTCGCAACAGCATGGGATATTGGGGACAAAAAGCCCCCCATGCTCCCATTTATTATCTACCCAATGTGATTAGTGATGAATTTGATCATCAGGGTAAAAACCGGGATATTGATGTATTGATTATGGCGCGTAAATCTTCGGCCTATTTACTCCAGCATTTGGCACCCCAATTACAAAAACACTGCCGGGTGGAAGTGGTGGATTATTTTGTTCCGAGTTTGGCGGATTTGTTTAATCGCAGTCGGGTTTATCTCTACGATTCGGCTTTATATTGGGCAGTACAAGGGGTGAGCGAAGGGTTTGGTCTGCAACCTTTGGAAGCGATGGCCTGCGGTTGTCACGTTTTTTCTAGCGTTAATGGCGGCTTAGCGGACTACCTTGACCCAGGGGTAAATTGTGAGCAAATTGGTTGTTATGATTCCGGTTATGATCTAGTAAAAATTTTACGGGCATTAAATAAACCCACCCCGCCCATTTCCTTAGAATTTCTCCAGGAATATCGTGCCCCGCAGGTGAAACAAAAACTGGGATTGATTTGGCAAGCATTGGACGAATTTTTTGATTATCAGCAAGCTCACGGGTCGGATATTGCACCTGTAACTCGCCGCCGGATTTGGCACCTCAGAATCCAACAATGGGGGCGCAAGGCTGGCAAACTATTAAAAAAATCCAAATGA
- a CDS encoding class I SAM-dependent methyltransferase — protein sequence MLDEVLRREREFHDAWAKAIDAEGIHVPDYFEACTAPENRFIIKHLGDMRGKYILDLGCGAGENSVYFAMRGAECVAGDYSPEMVQLAQELATKYGMQITGKVINAMAIDFPDHTFDIVYAANLLHHIPDPLVALREMQRVVKPGGQVCFWDPLIHNPVINIYRRMATQVRTTDETPLNIQIIRQIRPLFTEIQWDTFWLASLWIFLQFYLIEKVHPNQERYWKKIIIEHQRLRPMYLFLERFDRLLKHLPGMKRLAWNLAVVARK from the coding sequence ATGTTAGATGAAGTTCTTAGACGAGAGCGAGAATTTCACGATGCCTGGGCAAAAGCCATTGATGCGGAAGGGATTCATGTGCCCGATTATTTTGAAGCCTGTACTGCGCCAGAGAATCGTTTTATTATTAAGCACTTAGGAGATATGCGAGGGAAATATATTTTAGATTTGGGCTGTGGGGCGGGGGAAAATAGTGTTTATTTTGCCATGCGGGGAGCGGAATGTGTGGCGGGAGATTATTCCCCAGAAATGGTACAATTAGCGCAAGAATTGGCGACCAAATATGGTATGCAGATTACGGGTAAAGTGATTAACGCTATGGCGATTGACTTTCCCGACCATACCTTTGATATTGTTTATGCGGCCAACTTGCTCCACCATATTCCTGACCCGTTAGTGGCACTCCGGGAAATGCAACGGGTGGTCAAACCGGGCGGTCAAGTCTGTTTCTGGGATCCCCTAATTCACAATCCGGTGATCAATATCTACCGCCGGATGGCGACCCAGGTGCGGACGACCGATGAAACCCCGCTCAATATCCAAATTATTCGTCAAATACGGCCTCTATTTACTGAAATACAATGGGATACATTTTGGCTGGCAAGTCTGTGGATTTTTCTGCAATTTTATCTGATTGAGAAAGTCCACCCCAATCAAGAACGATACTGGAAGAAAATTATCATTGAACACCAACGTTTACGGCCAATGTATTTATTTTTAGAACGATTTGATCGCCTATTGAAGCACCTTCCGGGGATGAAACGCTTGGCCTGGAATTTGGCAGTTGTCGCTCGCAAATGA
- a CDS encoding DUF6679 family protein has protein sequence MLHRKLYQICCDGREVWIYLKDQQRMLERARIIDIEGDLVTLRYETEEEDETCAWEELIRIESIGAITQKLASVPRGDMEPLVSDDCPEAEQIRED, from the coding sequence ATGCTACACCGCAAGCTTTATCAAATCTGTTGCGACGGTCGGGAAGTGTGGATTTATCTCAAGGATCAACAACGGATGCTTGAGCGGGCGCGCATCATTGACATCGAAGGCGACCTGGTGACTTTGCGTTATGAAACCGAAGAAGAGGACGAAACCTGCGCCTGGGAAGAACTGATTCGCATTGAAAGCATCGGTGCCATCACCCAAAAATTGGCCTCGGTGCCCCGGGGCGATATGGAACCGCTGGTGTCGGATGATTGCCCAGAAGCGGAGCAAATTCGGGAAGATTAG